GAGCCAGAATGTAGGGGCGCGGGGCCCGCGCCCAGTCAGGAGTCAGGAGTCAGGAGGAAGAAAACGACCAATGACCAATGACCAATGACTAATTACTGCATTTTCATGTCCTGGACAAAGCTGGTGTAAATATTACCTTCTAAAAATTGCGGGTTTTCCATAATTTTTTGATGAAAGGGAATGGTTGTAGGGACTCCTGTAATTGCACATTCTCTCAATGCGCGTTTCATACGGGTAATAGCGGTGGCTCGGTCTGGTCCCCACACAATTAATTTACCTATGAGGGAGTCGTAGTAAGGGGGGATATGGTAGTCCGTGTATACGTGGGAATCAATCCGCACCCCTGGTCCTCCGGGGGGAAGATAACCACTAATTCTGCCGGGGGCTGGACGAAAATCATGATCTGGGTCTTCAGCATTAATCCGGCATTCAATGGAATGTCCTCTCAGAACCACTTCTTTTTGCGTGAGCTTTAGTCTTTCACCTTGGGCAATGCGAATTTGTTCAACTACTAGGTCTATACCAGTAATCATTTCTGTTACTGGATGCTCCACTTGTATCCGGGTGTTCATTTCCATGAAATAGAACTTACCGAATTTATCTAGAAGAAACTCGATAGTTCCTGCTCCGGTGTAGTTAATAAACTGGGCGGCTTTAACGGCAGCTTTGCCCATTTTTTGCCGTAAGTCAGGGTCGAGAGCCGGACTAGGGGCTTCTTCTAGGAGTTTTTGGTTACGACGCTGAATTGAACAGTCTCTTTCACCCAGATGGATAACATTACCATAGTTATCCGCTAGGATCTGAAATTCAATGTGGCGGGGACGTTCAATAAATTTTTCTATATAAACGCCTGCGTTGCCAAAGGCTGCTCCTGCTTCCCCCCGTGCCGCGAAGAAAAGTTTGACAAATTCCTCTTCGTAACGGACTAGCCGCATTCCTCGACCGCCTCCGCCTGCGGTAGCTTTAATCATCACAGGATAGCCAATTTTTTTGGCGATCGCTAATCCTTCTTCTTCTGATTCTACTAATCCTTCACTACCGGGAACTGTAGGTACACCAGCTTTTTGCATTGTTTCTTTGGCTGTGGACTTATCCCCCATGAGCCTGATAGATTCAGGACTAGGACCAATAAAAGCAATGTGGTGGTCGGCACAAATTTCGGCAAATCTGGCGTTCTCTGATAAAAAACCATAACCAGGATGAATGGCACTAGTATTGCGCGTTAGTGCAGCAGCAATAATATTGGGAATATTCAAATAACTCTTGCTGCTGGCAGGTTCACCAATGCAAACCGCTTCATCTGCAAGTTGGACGTGGAGAGCATTTCTGTCAACAGTCGAGTGAACAGCTACTGTGGCAATTCCCATTTCTTCACAGGCTCGGAGAATGCGAAGGGCTATTTCTCCTCGATTGGCAATTAATATTTTGTCAAATTTCATTTTCTAGTTACGATATCAGTACCAGTAGATTCACATTTTCTCCCATCCTGTTGACATAAAGCTGTTGCATTACTGTAAATCGTGACAGGAGATCCCCAAACATAATTTTTAACAGACTATTTAGATTATGTGGCATCTTTCCTAGACCTTTTAATATGACTTGTGCTGCAACTATATTTCTGTTAGTCTCATACCCATTCAAAAAATATCTGGGAAATATTTGCA
The DNA window shown above is from Anabaena sp. WA102 and carries:
- the accC gene encoding acetyl-CoA carboxylase biotin carboxylase subunit, with amino-acid sequence MKFDKILIANRGEIALRILRACEEMGIATVAVHSTVDRNALHVQLADEAVCIGEPASSKSYLNIPNIIAAALTRNTSAIHPGYGFLSENARFAEICADHHIAFIGPSPESIRLMGDKSTAKETMQKAGVPTVPGSEGLVESEEEGLAIAKKIGYPVMIKATAGGGGRGMRLVRYEEEFVKLFFAARGEAGAAFGNAGVYIEKFIERPRHIEFQILADNYGNVIHLGERDCSIQRRNQKLLEEAPSPALDPDLRQKMGKAAVKAAQFINYTGAGTIEFLLDKFGKFYFMEMNTRIQVEHPVTEMITGIDLVVEQIRIAQGERLKLTQKEVVLRGHSIECRINAEDPDHDFRPAPGRISGYLPPGGPGVRIDSHVYTDYHIPPYYDSLIGKLIVWGPDRATAITRMKRALRECAITGVPTTIPFHQKIMENPQFLEGNIYTSFVQDMKMQ